The Acinonyx jubatus isolate Ajub_Pintada_27869175 chromosome D2, VMU_Ajub_asm_v1.0, whole genome shotgun sequence genome contains a region encoding:
- the IFIT5 gene encoding interferon-induced protein with tetratricopeptide repeats 5, producing the protein MSEIPKDSLKALLLELECHFTWNLLKEDIDLFDVEDTIGQQLEFLTTKSRLTLYNLLAYVKHLKGQNQDALECLEQAEEIIRREHSDKEEIRSLVTWGNYAWVYYHMDQLKEAQKYIDKIANVCKKLSSPSNYKLERPEIDCEKGWALLKFGGKYYQKAKAAFEKALEVEPDNPEFNIGYAITVYRLDDSDREGSIKSFSLGPLRKAVTLNPDNSYIKVFLALKLQDVHAEAEGERYIEEILDQISSQPYVLRYAAKFYRRKNSWDKALELLKKALEVTPTSSFLHHQMGLCYRAQMIQIKKATRNRPKGKDKLKVDELITSAISHFKAAVERDSMFAFAYTDLANMYAEGGQYSNAEDIFQKALRLENITDDHKHQIHYHYGRFQEFHRKSESTAIHHYLEALKVKDRSSLRTKLTSALKKLAIKRLGHNASDVQSLSALGFVYKLEGEKRQAAEYYERAQKVDPENAEFITALCELRLSI; encoded by the coding sequence TGAAATTCCTAAGGACTCCTTGAAGGCCCTTCTGTTGGAGTTAGAATGTCACTTTACATGGAATTTACTTAAGGAAGACATTGACCTGTTTGATGTGGAAGATACAATTGGGCAACAGCTTGAATTTCTTACCACAAAATCCAGACTCACTCTTTATAACCTATTGGCCTATGTGAAACACCTAaaaggccaaaatcaagatgccCTAGAATGCTTGGAACAAGCAGAAGAAATAATCCGGCGAGAACATTCAGACAAAGAGGAAATACGAAGTCTGGTCACTTGGGGAAACTATGCCTGGGTATATTATCACATGGACCAGCTCAAAGAAGCTCAGAAGTATATAGACAAGATAGCAAACGTTTGTAAGAAATTGTCTAGTCCTTCTAACTACAAGTTGGAGCGTCCTGAGATTGACTGTGAAAAAGGGTGGGCACTCTTGAAATTTGGAGGAAAGTATTACCAAAAGGCTAAAGCAGCTTTTGAGAAGGCTTTGGAAGTGGAACCTGACAATCCAGAATTTAACATTGGCTATGCCATCACGGTGTATCGGCTGGATGATTCTGACAGAGAGGGGTCTATAAAGAGCTTTTCTCTGGGTCCTCTGAGGAAAGCTGTTACCCTGAACCCAGATAACTCCTACATTAAAGTTTTTCTGGCACTAAAGCTTCAAGATGTACATGCAGAAGCTGAAGGGGAAAGGTATATTGAAGAAATCCTGGACCAAATATCATCCCAACCTTATGTCCTTCGTTATGCAGCCAAATTCTACAGGAGAAAAAATTCCTGGGACAAAGCTCTTGAACTTTTGAAAAAGGCCTTGGAGGTGACACCAACCTCTTCTTTCCTGCATCACCAGATGGGACTTTGCTATAGGGCACAAATGATCCAAATCAAGAAGGCCACGCGCAACAGACCTAAAGGAAAGGATAAACTAAAAGTTGATGAGCTAATTACATCTGCTATATCTCATTTCAAAGCAGCTGTGGAAAGAGACTCTATGTTTGCATTTGCCTACACGGATCTGGCCAACATGTATGCTGAGGGAGGCCAGTATAGCAATGCTGAAGACATTTTCCAGAAAGCCCTTCGTCTGGAGAACATAACTGATGATCACAAACATCAGATCCACTATCACTATGGCCGCTTTCAGGAATTTCACCGCAAATCGGAAAGTACTGCTATCCACCATTATTTAGAAGCCTTAAAGGTCAAAGACCGGTCGTCCTTACGCACCAAATTGACAAGTGCTCTGAAGAAATTAGCTATCAAGAGACTTGGTCACAATGCTTCAGATGTGCAGAGTTTAAGTGCCCTAGGGTTTGTTTACAAgctggaaggagaaaagaggcaagCTGCTGAGTACTATGAGAGGGCCCAAAAGGTAGATCCAGAAAATGCAGAATTCATTACCGCTCTCTGTGAACTTCGACTTTCTATTTAA